CGTTATTGGCCAAGTGGACCTGATTTCTTCACTTTCCGGAATGGACCCAAGTAGGAATTTTGGAAAAGAAGGAGTGAAGGCGGGTGAAAGTTTTTTTTCACCCCGTAAAAGGAAAGCTGGTGGCGGTGCAATGGTTTGACTCGCCCCCGATTGTGTCATCTTCGAGGTAaccccgccgcgctgccaTCGTCGCCCTTTCCTTTTATTTCACACACCGAttccgcctcgtctttcGCCAGGTTTTCTTATTTTTGTGCTTCCCGAACCAGACCTCTGCAGGTGCTTATCACTTCCTGGTTCGTTTTTGTCCTTATGAGCCTCGCGGATGACCCCGTCCCCCGGTAATCCCCTTCTCAACAGACTCGCGGTATCCGCAGCCCTTGTGTGGGCACGCAGCCTCTTCCTTAAAGTTTAGGTAGTAAAACCGTTTTGTCGACGTCTGCCTTTGGCCGCCGGCTCTTCTCGTCCGTTACTCCCTGTTCTCTTTGACGCAGCGATCCTTGGCGTGGAGCCTGATCTTCAACAGAACAGGGAAGCATGGAGGAGCTAAAGAAGCAGGCAGCCGATTTGCCCCGTCTCTTCCGAGACAGATGGGCGACAGGCCTCGGAGACTACTGTAGCCAGCGTCCTCTGTTAGTCGCTGGATTCCTCCTCCTCACTCTTGCGCAGGTTTTTGTGACTTTTTGGTTCCTTAAGCTTTTTCCCGCGCCCGTTCTGCTCACGTGGTGGCAACTCACTTCATCCCTGCTCTGCGCCTATATTCTTGGGGAGTTCGGTGATGCCTTCCACAAGTTCCGCTACTTCCCTCGCCTTGGCGCTCCGGACAAAGACACCTTCGTCCGCTTCCTGCCGTATTCTCTGTCGTACTGTCTGTTTCTGGTATTCTCGAACGCCCTTGTCGCGCACCTCCCGAACCCAATCTACCTTCCTCTAGCCGCGGCGTTTGCCGTGGGAACAAACCAGATCTTCCGCTTCTGTGGCTGCTCCGCGATTCAGGatgcgtcgcctcttcgctgggTTTCCACTTGTCTCTTGGTGCTTCCTCCCTTTGTCTGCTGTGCGGTATGGGGTTCGTCCTTCATCGTCTACGTCATTCTGTCCGCTTTTTCAACTATTCTCTTTAGATCGTGTTTCCTTCCCAAGGCTCTCCACCTTGCTGGCGGCCACGGGTCTGAATTGAACTTCTACCACAATCTCACAGGCGCGGCagttcttctccttcctgccTGGTTCCTCGGTGAGCTCTCTCCGGCTTTGTCATTCTCCTTCTTGCTGCAGTGGAGAAACTGGCAAATAGGAGGCTGCTGGGTGACTGTCTCTGtcctcgcgtttcttcgaAACGTAGTCGGGAACCGCGTCATGCGCGAAGGGGGGGCAGAGGTGTGGCGCGCCACAGAGATCGTGGCTCTCGTCCTTGTTGGCTGTCTCTCCCCGTTCCTCGTCGAGCCTGTTCCCGGCTTTGCTGTCGTGGTCTCCTACGTGTGCGTGCTCTCTGGGCGGCTTCTCGGCAACCTCGAAGGgctcgcagaggaggaaaaacgaAGCCAGTTCCACCGCGCCCTCATCCACGGCGGCTCCTCGATCTGCCCAGGAGGAAAAGACAAACACCTGACCGATGAACCCGTCCTCTTTGTCCACTCCGATGGGCCGGCGACTTCGTTTGCGCAGGGCTCGCCGTCTGACGTCTGGCCTGATGACGAGGATCCGGAGGCCTACAGggagcggcgcatgcgcttgACGGATATTGTGCACGCCTACGTGACTCGTGTGAACCACGAGGATATCGACCTCATCCAAGACTTGGGCGGTGTTCAGACGATCTGTCACGGCCTCGGCTCCGACCTGTGCGATGGCCTTGCAATCGTCAAGGGTCTCACGTCCCGCGCACGGGGCTCGTTCGACAGCACCAGCACTGGCTCTCCGCGGTTCAGGTCTAGCCTCTTCTCACGAGACGGACGTGGAAACTGGAGACTCCTAGGGTCAGGTGCGTTCGGCGCGGGGTCATCGTCGGATGCTCTGGTGCACGGGCAGAGTGCTCGAGGGTCAgagcaagaagaagacggaggcATTCTCGCAGCTGCGAGCCGACAGTCGTGGCTCGGAGGCCTTCTCGGGCTGGGCTCCAAGGCTCCAGAGGATGGCGACCTCCTTCGGACCCAACAACGACGATACGGTGTCAACCGCCTCCCTCAtcgtcctctctcgtctttctgGACACTGGTTTTGGAGGCAGCCAGCGACGCCACACTCAGGATCCTCATGGTCTGTGGGCTTCTGTCGATCGTGTTGGCGTTGCTTTTCTCGAGCGAACCAGAAATTGAAATGCTTGAGGGCGTGGCGATTTGGGTGGCTGTTCTTGTTGTTGTCATCGTTACTGCCGGGAACGACTGGATGAAGGAGCAACAGTTTGCTCAGCTGTCAGTGGTGAAGGACGACAAACGGTGCACGGTCATTCGCAACGGCCGAAAGGAACAGATCTCTGTCTTCCAGCTGGTCGTCGGCGATCTTATTCATTTGGAGGCTGGAGACGAGATTCCTGCAGACGCCATCGTCACCCAGTCCAACGAACTGAAGGTGGACGAAAGCTCGCTGACGGGAGAAAGCGACATGATCAGGAAAGAGGCCTTCAAACGGTGCCTAGAAGAAGCGGCTGTTGCCGATCGCAAGTCTGCGGCCCGCGGGACGCCGAAATGCGcccgagaggaagaggcgcgagcgggaTCTCCCGTGCCGCCGCTCCAACTGGACGAAGCAAAGGCAACCTCGCCTGCGGGAACCAGCCGCTCAGGAGGACCCGCGCCCCCATGGCACGACACTGAAGCTGCGAGCCATCACGAGGTTGCGTCTCCTGTTGTTCTTTCCGGCACGACCATCAGCACGGGAAGTGGCACGGCGCTTGTCATCGCCGTCGGACACTACTCGCAAGTTGGCCAGATGTTCCAGAAGCTGGCTTACGACGCAGAGCCCACGCCACTTCAGCGGAAGCTGAATGCGCTGGCGGAAGACATCGGCAACTTTGGCTTGATCAGCGCcatcctcgccttcttcgttcttCTCGCAGAGTTCTGGGTGATGTTCTTCCTGCAGGACTCTGCGAAACGCGAATCCGCCCTCGACGTCATCAACGACCATGTGGAGTTCTTCGTCACCGCCATCACCatgctcgtcgtcgcggtcCCCGAGggcctgcctctcgccgtcACCATTTCCCTTGCCTACTCCATAGGCCAGATGCTGAGAGACCAGAACTACGTCAGGCGGCTGGCTGCGTGCGAGATTATGGGAGGCGCCAACGAGATCTGCAGCGACAAGACAGGAACTCTGACGAAGAACCAAATGACCGTCACGCAGTTCTGGAATGGCCAAAGTATCCTGCAGGTCCCCTCCTTCTCAGCCGCTTCTGCAGAGGGGTCTGCAGATTcgacgtctccgcgcgccttccgggAGATACTTGGCGACGGCAACGAGCACGAGGCTTCGACAACGcttgcgtctctgccgccgtctgccgATTCCGTGACGGCTGCCTCATCTGTGCCTTCTCACCCGGCGAAtgtcgcaggcgcagggggTTCAGCGAACGACCAGGAGGCCTTGGCGTGCCTCCAACACCACGATCTGAAGTGGGAAATTCTGATGCAAGCGATTGCATTGAACAGCACAGCGTTCTTAGTGTCTGAGGAAGTCCTCATCGCCGAGGGCACGGAGGAAGAATCCAAGAGAGTGACGCTCAAACACATTGGTTCCCCGACGGAATGCGCTCTGCTGGCCTTCCAGGATCAGCCTTGTGGCGGCGACTACGCCGCAACTCGCAGACAGTTGTTGGGCGAAGGTGAAACGCAGCTGGTTCAGCGCGAAGACTTCTCCAGTGACAGGAAAATGATGACGTCTGTAGTTCGTATTCCCCGGTCGTCTGCAGGGGGAGCTGACGACGCTAGCGGGTCGCGCGACATTCTACGAATATTCGTCAAGGGAGCCGGTGAGAGAGTGCTGCAGCAGTGCACGTCTTTGATGGTTGCCAACGGGGAGATCGAGCGGCTGACACCCGACAGGAAGGCTGAGATCGAGAAGACCGTCATCAACACCATGGCGTCCCAGGCTCTGCGCACCATCTGCCTGGCCTACCGAGATATTGATCCGGAGCTCGAGCCAGACTGGAAggagcgctgcgcgcctccacagcaATTTTTTCTCAAGGCAGAGACAAACTTGACGTGTTTAGGCATTGCAGGTATTGAGGACCCCGTGCGAGACGAAGTCCCAGGCGCCGTCTCGCAGTGCCAGAGAGCAGGCATCAAAGTGCGCATGGTCACTGGAGACAACATTATCACGGCGAAGGCCATCGCGAAGAGATGCCACATCTACCATGAGGACGCTGGCGGCATTGCCATGCTGGGGCCTGACTTCactcgcgccgtcggcggtgTCGTCTGTCAGTCGTGCCAGACTGAGATTTGCGGGTGCGCCACGGACGCGAAGACTGCTGAGGAGCAGAATCTGCCTTTGCGGGTTGATGTGATCCGCGACCTGGAAGCGTTCGATAAGATCTGGTCACGCCTGGAGGTCCTCGCCCGATCCCAGCCGAGCGACAAATACGCACTAGTCACGGCGTTGAAGCAGAAGGGCAGAGTTGTCGCCGTGACGGGCGATGGAACGAACGACGCCCCTGCGCTCAAAAAGGCCGATGTCGGTTTCGCTATGGGTCTGTCTGGAAAGGAGGTTGCGAAGCAGGCAGCAGATATCGTGATGCTCGACGACAACTTCACATGCATCGTCAAGGCTGTCAAGTGGGGTCGGAACATCTATGACAATatccgccgcttcctccagTTCCAGCTTACTGTGAACGCAGTGGCTGTCGTCCTGACTGTCGTCTGTGCTGCggtcgagagagaggcgccgctctccgctgtGCAAATGCTGTGGGTAAACCTTATCATGGATTCCTTCGCGTCCTTGGCCCTCGCCACCGAACGCCCTACAGAGGACCTCCTCAACAGAAAGCCGCAAGGCAGAGACAGCTACCTCATTTCGAGGTCGATGCTAACGAGTATAGTCGCGTCCGCCGTGTACCAACTCACCGTCATGCTCTCTCTCATTTTCTACGGCGAGCACTTCCTTCCTGAAACCAAGTGGGGTTTCCTCTCCGACGAGGAGCGGACGAACCTGGGCTTCTGCGAGTTCTCCGATTGCAATACGACTACATGTAAGAcaccgcgagcgacgagaaCTCGCCGCGCTAGAGGCTGAGATGCATCGTAGCCTGAGGGAAAGCTGACACTGGGGGAAAGGGCTCGCCAACTGTTCACGGTACAAGTAGGGGAAGGACGAGTCACGTGAGCATCACACCTGAGCCCCGTCCAGTGAATCGAAGGTGTTGGAGACTAGAACACACACCCAACAGCTTACAGGGGTTGGCCGTCAAACAGGGACCCGTAGACGAGACCTGGCTATCCCTGACGGGGCATCGTCTGCGTCCATTTCGGCTCTGCCCGTGCCCCTCTGTCTGTCAGGCCTCCTCTTCAATGCGAGATTGTCCTGACATTCTCGTTCCTcgttctgtctcctcgcctggAACTGGTGTGTCTCCGTTTTGCACAAGTGGCTTTCTCGCTCGAACATCGGAGACGCTTCTTTCTGGGTCGCGTGTGTTTCGTCTGCAGTTACGGGCACGCGAATGCTCTCAGGACGGCGGTACAAACTGTTTTCTACGGAGGACGACTACAAGCCCGAATGGCTACGCGAAGTGGGCCCCTCTCGCCACGGTACTTTCGTCTTCAACACCTTCGTCTTCATGCAGATTTTCAACATGGTCAACGCGAGAGACGTAGATGACAGCCAAATTGACAAGGGCACGTCGCTCCTGGGATCGATCGTCATGATGGTGAAGAACCCCCTTGGACTCGGCATCTGGCTGTTCATTCTCTTCGGGCAGATTCTGATGACCGAGTACGGCGGCCGACTTCTTGGCTGCAACGTTGAGGTAGGCAGTCACGGTTCGCCCCTAGTAGGAGCTCTGCCGCGTGTCTGGATTCCCTCAGGATGCGGGAGTACTGAAAGAGGCGAGCCGACGGAGCGTGCACCGCTGCGTGTTGCAACGCCACTGATGAACCAGCCAGCGATACGTGAAATCTAGCGTGCCGTGCCACTCTGTCTGAGTTGTGTTTCCTGATTTGGCGCATTAGAGCAGCATGACGTGCTGAAGAGCTGATCGTCGATTTATCTATAGAAATTCAAGAAATGCAGACTTCCGCGCGCACGTTTCCCAAGTAGTCTACGTCTCCCGTCGATACCGCAGTGAACGTCTAGTGGTGATGCACATCGGTGTTGAATTTTGGTGTTTTGATCACTTCTGGGTGGCGTTTCTTTTTTATAGGGTCTGAACGGTGAGCAATGGCTTCTCAGTCTGCTCATTGCCGTGGGCGGTCTGCTCTGGGGACGGTTGCCGCGGATATTTCCTGGGCTGTATAAACTCGCGCCCGAGCTGGGAAgtcgcgaggagacgcttgAGGACACGCGCAGCATCGCCCTGGAGCTGAGAGGTCGCACGCCAGACAGAATCAATGAGAGACTCGGTCTGGCAAGCTACACGTTCGCGAAGAAATACGCTAAGAAGGCGCGGCTGATGACACTGAGCAGGCTCCGAAGAAGAAACCTGCAGTCCAGAGCGGGCGGCGGATCAAGAAGCATTTCGCCACCTTCAAGTGCGACACGCAGGGGCGAGAACGAGTCCGCGTGGCGCCAGCGAACCACGTCAGTCGCCTCTCCGGGGGCCGACCCCTGTCAGGGGGGCTCTGCCCTCATCGAGTTGCCGGTGTCTTCGCTGTAAAGTCACGAAAGTGAGGTGGTCTCTGAAGAGCGTGCCGTGCCCGTGGGCATGCGCAGCCGACCGGCACCAACGCCGTGATCTAAAAAGACGCGGGACAGGCGAGGAGCCGATGACGAGAACGGAAAACCAAACGCAAGGCGAGTATACAGGACACAACACGCAGTGGGAAGACGGATAGACTAGCGGTTAGGTCACAGAACCGTTGGCACTCCACGTTGTAAAGCCTTTTGTAGGTTTTGGAGGAAACTTGTTCACGGCCGTGTGAGTGTATGGCGTAAACGTATTTCTGGGTGTGTTTTTTGAGGCGGTCTAAGTGGTCAGACGCGATTCATCCCAGGCCACATATAGATGTGTACATATATTTTCACATTTTTTAGTAATACAGTGCATATGTGTGTAAGTAGATAGACAACGATGGGACCCTGTTTGCCTCTCGGTAGGAACTCAGGGGGCACTGCTCGACGAGGGCTAGCAACTGCGGAAGCGACAGCGAAACTCGTAGATATCCATAGCGATCTATATTTGTTTCGTTGTGCATACACTGGTAAAAGCTGAGGTTCAGTCTTTTTGCTGGCAAACGGGGCGACTTCTTTGCTGTATGACCTGAAGTGTTCTAGCgttcttctctgtctcgatTATGCGAATTACCTGCCTAGCAGGGCGGTCCGGTGCCCTATCGATCGCGTCTCAGTTTCTCCGTTTTTTCGTcggacgcgcggcgaatAGCCGACGCCTCCCGTTTCATCTCGGCAAAatctttttttcgtttttatATTGTGTTGCAAAACTTCCCGTATCTACTGCATGGACAAAGAACAGCGATATCCGCGACGTTTCTCGTTTCTggcgccccccgcggcggcatcCGGGGGCACCGTTCCACTGTTCCCTGTTGAGTTGCTTACGGCAGCCACAATGCGCTGAAGCAAAACGCGCTAGCTACCGCTCCGCGAGCCGTTTGCACATGCACGTTTGCGCGGTCGACTTCGTGCTCGAATGTTTTCCCCTGTCTGCGTTCCTGTCCGCCAGCTACCCACATGTGTTCCCGAGAGCCCATGTGGTCCCGTTATATATGTGAACCCTGCTGTacataatatatatatatatatacatacacatatatatatcgaaAGAGGGAGGAACGAATCTAGTATCCATCACAGTCAAACACCCAAAGTGTAGGGCACCCACACATAGGTAGCCACATCAGTAGTCGGCGCACTGCTTCGAGGCAAGCGAAATGAAGCGGCAGACATGGAAACATGGGGCAGGCTGcacggcgaggcgacgaacATCAAATTCTTTGCGAAGCTCCGGTTTTTAGGGGCGGCTTGCGTTCTGAAGccgacacacacagacaTAGCCGGTCCACGGCGACAAGCGAAGACAACGGGTCTGACAGCCGGGAAACACAGGACAGAGGAAGTctcgaagagagaggaaaagacaGGAAATCAAGAAAATGGCGGCAGCCCAGATCTGGGAGGTAGGCATAGGGCTGCTTTCCAGAGTTGGTCTCTCAACCGTCAGTGAATGCCGCcccacggcggcgccacaCTCGCCCCTCCCCACACtgatatacatgtatatatatatatatatatatatatatatttatatatgtatatgatTCGTCAGTGACTCGATATGGGCACTGCGGGCACAAAGGCTTGAATCCGGCAGAGTAGTTCGCATGCGTCTTGAGAGCCTTCAGCTTGTATATGTCGCTATGTACAGCACATGGACGCAGCAGGACTACACACAAATCGCCCACTCGCCGCATCCTGGCCACGCGGGACCACAGATGCACTATGCAGGTAAGTGGATATTTTCATGTAGGCAAGCATTCTGTTGCAGATGTGCAGGCAATCCTGACTCAGGACGCGCTTCTTGTCGGTGGTGCACCCCGCATCACACGAGACGAGTTAAAACTTCTTGCTCATGTCTCTCAGCTGGCCGCCAGCTCGAGTGGTCTCCCCTCTACTCTGGAACTGAGAGCGGGTTGCGCTGCAGTTCTTCCTTGCGGAACTGCTTAATGAAGTTTACGATCTCCTCGGCCGTCAAGATTTTGCCCCCTGCGCTCTCGCCCTGCGACGGGTACACGTAGTAGCTCTGGTCGATCAGGTCCAGAATCGTCTGCGAGAGATAAGAAAGGAGACTTGCGACCTTCTGTTGGCACTTTCgcttgcggcggccgctTTCGACAGCGGAAAGCTacttctctgcatgcatatgcaaCGCTGTTTTCAGGACTTCAGCCCCAACCCTGAATGTCTGGAACTTGCGCCCACGTGGAGGTACACCAAGACGTGCAGACGCGAGCAGCGGTTGCACCCACTCCTCAGCTATACGGCAAGCGTGCGCGCGTGGCCTGcggctatatatatatatatatatatatatatatatatagttatatatataaatatatgttCGTCTAGCCTTGTTGAAAAACGAGTAGCATGCATACCAGAATCGGGCGTTCTACACTTTGTTCTTTGCCGGCGGAAGCGGGGTCTTGGCGGCAAATTCTTCGAAGCGCGatcgagcgcggcgagagcttTTTCGCCGTGAAtagacgaggcagcggagggacGCTGCCATCGTTTTTCTGGCTCTGCACCACCTTCAGAGCTTCTtgaagcgcctgcgcaaCAGATAACAGACTCGAAACGCCGCGCGTGCCCCAAGAGCGAGGGTGCAACTCGAAGCGTTTGATATTCGGGGTTCGCCGCTCCTCTCCACGAGGGGCCTCTCCTTTTTTCCCCGTCGGCCGAGGACGGAACAAAAGAACAAAGCCACATAACTTCGGCGTTTGCCCTCCATCCCCCGCTCGCTTGCGTTGACACAGCGATACCGGCGTTGTTCGCTTGCTGCGACGTGCGCCTTGGCGttcgcgctcttctcgcttgACAAACCGCTCTCACCTGCTCTTGAGCCTCCTTTTCTTTGTCATCCAAATACTCCATGAAGAGAATCAGAGCAGGCTCATCCGCGATACCCTCGACGGTCTCACCCACGTCGTTGATCTCCTTCTCTTTCCACGGGAAGTCTCTGCCCTCAAGGTCTTCCATCAGGCTCGGCACGCCCCGTCGGGTCAAGACTTCGCCGTCCTTGGAAATCCAGACCAAAGTCGGAAGCGACCGGATATTCAGAGCTTCCTGAGTCGCCACACGCATAAACAGACCCCCAAAACATCTTCTTTCACCCGCGAGAGTGCCTTCGAGCACGCCATGCGTCCAAGAGTTGTGCGCATTAGTCTTCCACTATACACACATGTGGATGAAGCCGCACCATCGGCGTGCCACTTCAGTATCCGTAAACAACAGGGTGGAGAAAACTATGTCGCCGTCTCGATAACGTGCTTCGTCGCAGAATTTACGTACAACGACGTGCAAGGATACACGTGAGCACATGCAGGCACCCTACACGACAGAGGCCTTGACGATGCCAAATATACGTCCAAGCCTCCCGAGCCCCGAACACCGTTTCGTTGCTGCATGAAACACGAGTTCGACAAGCGGCATCTTGTCTCTCCAGCCCCGCGTGTCTCTTGCCTGGAGCATGGCCCGGCGGCTGGTGTCAGCGAAGGGAATGGCCAAGAAGCCCTCCATTTTCTTGAAATACTCCTCGAAGCTTTTCTCGTCGCGGTCGTTGCTGACAAACACCACCTCGACGTCCTTGCCTTGCTCTTTCAGAAGCTTCACGGAGTCGACCAACTTGGGCGTGAACGCCTGGCACGGGGGGCACCAGGAGGCGCTAAAGTAGATTCCGACGACTTTGTTGTCAAGTGCGTCCTGCGAACAGATAATCACCGAGGGCCATCGGGTGGCGTTCAACCTCCGGTTAGACGCGCGAGATCAGGATATCCCCAGAGAGTCTCCGCCCTTCTCGA
Above is a window of Besnoitia besnoiti strain Bb-Ger1 chromosome Unknown contig00007, whole genome shotgun sequence DNA encoding:
- a CDS encoding plasma membrane-type Ca(2+)-ATPase A1 PMCAA1 (encoded by transcript BESB_073250) translates to MEELKKQAADLPRLFRDRWATGLGDYCSQRPLLVAGFLLLTLAQVFVTFWFLKLFPAPVLLTWWQLTSSLLCAYILGEFGDAFHKFRYFPRLGAPDKDTFVRFLPYSLSYCLFLVFSNALVAHLPNPIYLPLAAAFAVGTNQIFRFCGCSAIQDASPLRWVSTCLLVLPPFVCCAVWGSSFIVYVILSAFSTILFRSCFLPKALHLAGGHGSELNFYHNLTGAAVLLLPAWFLGELSPALSFSFLLQWRNWQIGGCWVTVSVLAFLRNVVGNRVMREGGAEVWRATEIVALVLVGCLSPFLVEPVPGFAVVVSYVCVLSGRLLGNLEGLAEEEKRSQFHRALIHGGSSICPGGKDKHLTDEPVLFVHSDGPATSFAQGSPSDVWPDDEDPEAYRERRMRLTDIVHAYVTRVNHEDIDLIQDLGGVQTICHGLGSDLCDGLAIVKGLTSRARGSFDSTSTGSPRFRSSLFSRDGRGNWRLLGSGAFGAGSSSDALVHGQSARGSEQEEDGGILAAASRQSWLGGLLGLGSKAPEDGDLLRTQQRRYGVNRLPHRPLSSFWTLVLEAASDATLRILMVCGLLSIVLALLFSSEPEIEMLEGVAIWVAVLVVVIVTAGNDWMKEQQFAQLSVVKDDKRCTVIRNGRKEQISVFQLVVGDLIHLEAGDEIPADAIVTQSNELKVDESSLTGESDMIRKEAFKRCLEEAAVADRKSAARGTPKCAREEEARAGSPVPPLQLDEAKATSPAGTSRSGGPAPPWHDTEAASHHEVASPVVLSGTTISTGSGTALVIAVGHYSQVGQMFQKLAYDAEPTPLQRKLNALAEDIGNFGLISAILAFFVLLAEFWVMFFLQDSAKRESALDVINDHVEFFVTAITMLVVAVPEGLPLAVTISLAYSIGQMLRDQNYVRRLAACEIMGGANEICSDKTGTLTKNQMTVTQFWNGQSILQVPSFSAASAEGSADSTSPRAFREILGDGNEHEASTTLASLPPSADSVTAASSVPSHPANVAGAGGSANDQEALACLQHHDLKWEILMQAIALNSTAFLVSEEVLIAEGTEEESKRVTLKHIGSPTECALLAFQDQPCGGDYAATRRQLLGEGETQLVQREDFSSDRKMMTSVVRIPRSSAGGADDASGSRDILRIFVKGAGERVLQQCTSLMVANGEIERLTPDRKAEIEKTVINTMASQALRTICLAYRDIDPELEPDWKERCAPPQQFFLKAETNLTCLGIAGIEDPVRDEVPGAVSQCQRAGIKVRMVTGDNIITAKAIAKRCHIYHEDAGGIAMLGPDFTRAVGGVVCQSCQTEICGCATDAKTAEEQNLPLRVDVIRDLEAFDKIWSRLEVLARSQPSDKYALVTALKQKGRVVAVTGDGTNDAPALKKADVGFAMGLSGKEVAKQAADIVMLDDNFTCIVKAVKWGRNIYDNIRRFLQFQLTVNAVAVVLTVVCAAVEREAPLSAVQMLWVNLIMDSFASLALATERPTEDLLNRKPQGRDSYLISRSMLTSIVASAVYQLTVMLSLIFYGEHFLPETKWGFLSDEERTNLGFCEFSDCNTTTFTGTRMLSGRRYKLFSTEDDYKPEWLREVGPSRHGTFVFNTFVFMQIFNMVNARDVDDSQIDKGTSLLGSIVMMVKNPLGLGIWLFILFGQILMTEYGGRLLGCNVEGLNGEQWLLSLLIAVGGLLWGRLPRIFPGLYKLAPELGSREETLEDTRSIALELRGRTPDRINERLGLASYTFAKKYAKKARLMTLSRLRRRNLQSRAGGGSRSISPPSSATRRGENESAWRQRTTSVASPGADPCQGGSALIELPVSSL